The sequence TGGGTAAGATTTTATTTTGATGAAAGACGGAGACAAATCCATTTTTATCACCCCCACCTTAATCCTCCCCCATCAAAGGGGGAGGAAAAAGTGAGGAGTACTCAGCCCGGTGATTAAATTCTTAAAGTATCAGCATCGCGTCTCCGTAAGATAAAAAGCGATAGCGGTTATTGATCGCCTCCTGATACGCCCTAAATATCAAATCTCTTCCCGCAAAGGCACAGACAAGAAGTAAAGGTGTAGAACAGGGAAGATGAAAATTTGTAACCAAACAGTCAATAACTTTAAATTTAAATCCCGGATAAATAAATAAATCAACCTCACCTGTGAACGGAATGACTCTCTTTCTGTTATTCTTGTTTTGACAAGCAACATATTCCAGCGCCCGGGTCACCGATGTGCCGACGCCGATAATCCGTCTTCCCGCATTGATTAATTCCGCACTTATTTCTGAAATCTCAACATACTCAGGATCCATGAGATGTTCCTCAACATTTTCAGTACGTATCGGTTTAAATGTTCCCGGACCAATATGGAGAGTGATGGTGGTCACTATCACTCCTTTTTCTTTAATCTTCTCTAAGAGTTCAGGTGTAAAGTGGAGCCCAGCCGTGGGTGCAGCAACTGAGCCAACTTTCTGAGCATAAACCGTCTGATATTCGGTTTCATCAATTTTTTCCGGTTCTCTTCTGATATAGTGAGGCAGCGGCACCCGTCCAAGTTTTTCAAGGACTCCAACAACTGGTTTATTGAATTCCAGATAGTATTTGCCTTGTTTGCGGGCACGTACCCGAGCAAATATTTCCGCGGGAAAGATAATTTTTACATTTTCTTTGATACGCCGCCCCGGATTGATGAGAGCGAGGCATTCATTGTCTTGGTAGGTAATAACTAAGATTTCCAGTTGGGCACCCGTTTCTTTTTTACCCAAAATCCGGGCTTTGAAAACCTTTGTATCATTCAGAACCAAAACATCTCCGGCTGATAGATACTCGGTTATTTCATAAAAATGGCGGTGAATAATTTTGCCACTGTTTCGGTTGAGAATCAATAACCTTGCTGCAGCCCGGTTTTCCAAAGGATACTGGGCGATTAAATCTTCAGGTAACTGATAGAAAAAATCTTGCAGTTTCATCTCACTCCGGTTTTCGGGCTAAAACATATGCACGTCTGCCTTCTTTAAAAAATTTTTTTATAAACCAACTCAGTCCAATTGTATCCAAAATATAAAAGGTGTTAAGTTCAATCCGATTAACCAATCCCATAAAAAAGATATTGAGCCGGGAACAGGGGAAAAATCGCTCCGCAAGACCCTCGTAAAAACGGTTGAGCAAGGTAAAGGGTTTAACCCAACCGCGGGTTTCAAATTCAAAACTCCCATATTCCACCACTTCAAAACCGGCATTCTCCAATAACGATTTCAACTCTTCTGGTTTGTAGGCGGTATGTAGGTAATATTCCCCTTCAACACCTTCCTTAATACCAAAACTTTTGAGGATTCCAATCTTGGTAAAAACTGGACGCTTTCGGGAATAAGAAGGGGTGGTCACCAATACCGTGCCGTTGGTTTTTAAGACCTTCGTTAGTTCTTTCAAAAAATCGTCCACCCGAGGAAGATGTTCAATCACCTCAATCGCCAGGGCGTTGTCAATTGAATTGGGTTTTAAAAATCTTAAATTCATCAAATCTCCCTGAATGAAATTGATATCGGGATAGAGATTCTTACCCTTTTTTAGCAGTGCGAATGCAATGTCCACGCCGATCACCATGCCTCGCTTCCACTCAGCCGCAAGCCGGCCGATATTACAACCACAATCAAGGAGATTCCCGGGCGGGAGTTGAGCGATTTTTCGGGTTACCCATTTTTTTCTCATTATTCCGCTCAAACTGGAATAGGTGAATTTATCTTCCGGATATAACTCACCGGCACGTTCATAGAATTCCCGATATCGTTCCACCATCAGAACCTTATCTTCGCCTGCAGTTTTAAATTGTGAATTATTTCCGCTCCAAAATGGTACTGGAGTCGATAGACCAAACTGAATATTGTATTATTCCCGATACCGATGGTGCTGCTCAAAGTACCCACACTCGTCGGTCCTGGTGGTTCATTCACACTGAATAAATAGGGGACATCTTCAATATTGTATTGGCGATACAAAAACTCCACTGTTGTCTCTACACGACCTTGACGCCTAATTGGCAATCCGATGAGCAAACCCAATTTCGGTGTTTGTGATACCACCATCAGACCCGGGAAAAAATCGGAAAAGGCTTTGCTATATTTGTAGCCGGTAAAGGGCTTAATCTGTGGTCTTTCTCTAATTTCTAAATCAATCTCCGTTTCGTAATCAATACGTCTCGCCTTTAAAAACTCACCCCACTCTTCGCTTTGATAATTAGTGGCGAAATAATTATTGAGTTTCTTATACATTGGATTTATAGAAAAAAAGTATTGACGGAGAATAACCATTTCCAGGGCATAGCGTCCGTCTCTTACAAAATCTTCTTTCAAGTTTATTTCCAGTTGCTCATCATCTTTTTGGAAATTTAGGGTGAGGTCCTCAACTCGATTATAAAAATTTTTCTCATCGGTATAATATAGCCGTAACCGGCTATCAAACATATCCGTAGCGAATGCCGGTTCCAGATTACATTTACGAGATACCACTCGCTGAAATTCAGGCAGCAAGATTATCTGTTTGATGTAGTCCCCCCCTTCTTTGGGAATGTAGGTACGAGTTATCGGATCATAGACATAATTCCCTTTGCCCGGAGCCACTTTTATATAGACCTCATCTTTTTTCTGGATATAGCGCTGGGATTGTTCAACTTCTCCGTTGATACGAAAATTCTTAAGATACATACTCATATTTACATTCCCAAAAAGCAAAGTTGTATCATTGAAGTCACGCACTCCTAAAGACATATTAAGCGGCCGGGTTAACAATTCCATCCGGGTGAGGAAGGCACGTGTAGCACGGCACCGTTCATAACTTCCCGAAATGCCGATGGTTTTTTCTCCAAAAAGGGTATAGTATAACCCATAATCAGTAAAATGTTCTGCTTCTTGATACAAATATTGGGAATAGACCGTCCACCGACCTGTTTTCTCTCTCATGCCTGCCATATATTTATTTAACGTATCAATCTCTTCATACCCAACATAAAGAAAAAAAGGTCTGAGATAAATCGACCTTTTCTGGTGAGTACGGTTCAAAACCCCATAACCCAGTTCTAAAGCCAAATCCTTGACCAGTGCAATCCCCGTCTGCACCTGGAATAATTCATGGAGAATTTCTACACTCTGCCACTCATAATAATGATTTACCACCTGACGACCCTTTGGTTGATAAAGTTTCGGGGCATAATCAATATATCTGCTGCTCACTGAAAAAATACCCCATTTTTTTGATAAATTTAATTCATAACCATATTGCTGATTGTCTTCATCATCACGGGATGAAAATCGGTTCTGGTCTACTCGAGAGGTATAAAAAGAGAGTGAAATTGCTGACGCATAGTCCAATCCCAAGGCGTAAAATTGATTATCTCGGGGCAAGGGGATAAATTTTTCCGGGGTATAATTTCCCATTCCGGGACCTCGATAAACAAATCCTTTTAGTGACGCGTCATATACATACTCTCCATTGTTTTCTCCAACATAGAAAAAAGAAACCCGGTAATTCCCTTCACCTTCGCCGACATAGACAAAATGCCCATCTACCAAATCGTAGTTGCCCGAGGTTGAAGTATCAGCGTAGATATGTCTGACCCAGGCACTATCGCCACATATCTTCAAACTTTCCAACTCGGATGGAGTTAAACGAAATCCTAAAGGATTGGAATAATCATCAAGGCTCCGATGAAAAAGCCCATTAAACTGCAATTCCCCAATCCGATACTGACCATCAAATTCCTGATAGATATTCGGATAATTCTCCACTGCTTCCTGATATTCCACGATGATATGGCTATTCCGAGTGATGATATTTTTATTGGTGAAATTTAATATTCCCTGTTCATAATCAATCTCATAATCCATATTCACCACAAGTAGCTTCGCTGGGTGAAGTTGATCCGAAAGATGCACCTTCTCTGAACCATAAACCACTCTACCACCGAGAAAATAAGGTCCTTGTTTACATTCTTCACCCGTAAATTCTACACGGCGATATTGACCCCGTTTGAGGGCATAGGAAAAATTGATGTTGTTTTCTTTTTGGGCTACACCCAAACGGATTCCGCTTATCTCATCAGCTACACCGAAGGGCAGTATTAAATTCAAATCGCCAATCCCACCGTAAAAATTTTTTGTCCAAGCTTCCAGCCGCATCTTCTCAATCTCCGATATGCGGCGTGTGGGAATATCCGCGCCTTTATCAGCAAGTGTCCCTTTCACCTGAACACCTTCAACCTCGCCGGTTACATACAACTTCAAACCCTGGTTGAATCCTTCATCAATACTGAATGAAAACTCTTTTACACCACTGATTTTTAATGCGCTCGAATAACTACTTTCTCCTTCCGCCGCCACCGGAGTAAATAACCTCTCGGACGATAGTTCACTGTCCACTTCTACTGGAGAGTAATTGTAGTATACAGAGTCAAACCAGAAGGCAGTGTCTAAATCAGAAATCAGCTTTCCGATAAATATAAAGAGTATCACCATACTGGTTCAAGGCATAGAGATTTTCGTCATCCAATATTAAATCAATTACGGAATGACAAAGTTCAATCGTCTTCCACGCTTTGCCCTTTACAAAAATTATCCTCTCTCCTGGGGTGAAAAGATAGATTTTTTCTCTTCCCATAATTCTTTGACTCCTTGCGGGCACAAGGAATTTTTCGAGTTCATTTCCATATTCATCAAGCACAATGACCTCGCGGCGCGTCAAAAGATAAATCTTCTGTTCAAAATAATCAATGTCCAACACTGGTAAATTTTTCTTCACCAGACGGGTTTTAAAGTCCGAATCTAAAAAAATAATCGCTTTATTCCTGCGCTCAGCCAGAACCAACTCCTCACTGCTCGTCAAGGTGAAAGCAATAATATCGCCGGGATAAACTCTCCCTCTAAGATTAGAAATTAAAAATTGCCGGTATAAACCATCACGAAGTATTAAGTAAAGCACAAAAGGTGTTAATTTAAACCCCCTCACGGGCTGCGTGTTATCATCACTTACAGGTATCTCCCCAACGATTCTACCCTCTTCCACCTTAACGACTGTCCGGCCATTTTCCTGTAGTAAAAATAATTCACCAGCGCAGATATCAAGCGCCCGACATTTCACTGGCAAGGGCAAAATAGATGAAGGTTCCAAACCCACCAGGAGTAGATACAACCACATCGATTAAGGATATATGAAATATGCCTTTTGTCAATCAGCAGGATTCTGTCGTCCACCTATTCTTTTTTGTGCACCACGAACAAATTTTGTGCAGTCTTCCCAAAAAAGATAAGAAATTTCAAAAGATTTTTCGGGCACGAAATTTGCCATTAATAAAGGTAGAGGTGTCCGATGAAAAATACTAAAAAGATCTTTCAATTTGCCCTGGTCCTTACCGGGCTTCTCCTCTCCCCTTGCTGTGATGAAGAGTCAGACCATGAACCTCCAGCCGTGCCCAGAGGGTTAACTTCAACAACCGGGGACGGAGAAGTGCTTTTGACCTGGTACCATAATACCGAACCTGATCTCGCCGGCTACCGAATCTACCGTGGTCCGGCGCCCGAGGGTCCTTATTATCTTGTGGGCGAAACCAATCTCGATTATTTTTTGGATGAGGGGTTGATTAACGGGGTCACTTACTTTTATGCGATCTCGGCTTTTGACATCCATAATAACGAGAGCGAACTCTCTTATGAAACAGTCTATGACACACCCCGACCTGAGGGGTTCGATCAGAAATTGTTTGATTATACCAGATACCCTGAGTATGCGGGCTGGGACTTCAGCAGTTACTCGGTCGTCCCTTATAACCATCCCTACTGTGATTTCTATTTCGGCTATGATGAATACCTTGGGACTTACTATTTCTTCATCCGTCGGCCCGGAGGTCTTATCCAAGATATGGGCTATACATCTTCTTTTGATGAAATTGGGTATGCACCCAGGGATGGCTGGTCACCCACTGGAATGGTGGAAGCCATCACGGGTCATACCTATGTGCTCTGGACCTGGGATAACCATTTTGCAAAGATAAGGGTTACCGCAATAAGGTCTGGGTATGTAATATTTGATTGGGCATACCAGATCGATCCCGGTAACCCGGAATTGGTGAGAAAAAAATAACAAGGAGGTCAAAATGAAACGCTTAATTTTACTCACCTTAGCCACCATCCCCCTTTTTGCCTTTAGCGTGAACTTCATCTATTGTGATTATGATGAGGATGAAGCCTACTGGTGTGATGAATATTGGGGTCCTGATCCATACTGGTGTGACGGTTACTGGGTCTATTATCCCCATGGTTACTACTGCGTCTACTATGTCTGGTATCATCCGTGGTGGTGGGATTGGTATTGGTGGCGTTGTCATTGGTGCCACCACTTTGATTGGCATTTCTTCTGTGCCGGGTTTTATATCGTCTGGTACGAAGACGGTCACTGGTGGTGGCGGCCAAGATACGGACGCTGGGTGAGGTATAAATTACCCTATGGTTATGCTGAATTCCGCGCTCGGGCAAAAGCCTACGGGGTTGATCTTCCAGAAAAACCACCGCGCACAATCGAACTACCTTACAAAGAAAAAGAAATCCTGCGTTTGACAAAGGAAAAAGACCCCCAACTCTATGCCCGGATTGAAAAAGAGTATAAGTCCGGGAATCTGGAACGCATGAGAAAGGCATACGAAACTAAGGTAAGAACCGAGATCGCACAAAAGAACGAAGAATACCGAAAAATTAGAATGCAAAAAGATTTTGAACCTGAGGGGCGGAGCGATAAAAATTCTCCCGAACGAATCATCCGCAAAAGAAACGAGGTATCCCCTTATCAACCGGAATCCGAAACTGACCAGCCCAAGATTTTCAGAAAGTCTCCACCCCCCAGTTTCTCTCCAGAATACGAAGATTACCACAGGCCAGAAGATACTCACAGACCGATTCGTAATCTCCCGCCCTTTAATCCGGATAAAGAAAAAAGGAATGAGCGAAAAAATAAAGTAGAAAAGATTCGGAGATAACCATGTTTTCCGCAATCCTTGCATTTTTCATATTAGGAAGCATTTTCTCTGATACCACCAATGAGATAAATGTAACGGTTTGGCTTGACCGGGATGATTATAGTTTTGCTCCTGGAGAAAGATTAAAAATCTACTTCCAGACCGATGATGACTGTTATGTGGCGGTTTATAATATTGATGCAGGGGGAAGGGAAAATCTCCTCTTCCCCCTGCCGGGGGAAAGCGGTCAAGTACAGAAGGGAAAGATTTACGAACTGCCTCCGCCGGAGGCGGATTATGACTACCAGATAACTGGTCCGGAAGGGATAGAAAAAATAATTGTTCTGGCTGCTAAGGAGAGACTACCATCTCTGGCTGATAGCGAAGCCATCAAAAAAGAAATTGAGTTAGTGATTGAAGAACCCGAACCCGCCAAGCTCCGGATCCTCTCTATGCCCCCACGGTGTAAAATCTACATCACCGAAGTGGAGTCAGGGATAAAAAAATATATCGGCCGCACTCCCCGGACAATCGTCCTCAGTCCCGGTGAATATCTCGTAGAAATAAAAAAATGGGGTTATCAGACCATCAAAAGAAGAATAAGACTTGAACCAAATGAAAGAAGAAGAATCTATGTCCATTTATCGCCATGGTAAACTTGACACCAAAGAATTTTTGGTTATGATTTAAGGAGGCAATATGAAAAAGATTTCTTTAATTCTCGCCTTCTTCTTTACCCTTACCTGGGCAATCCAGCCGGTGCCGAGGGGAGATAAAACCCATCCGGAAGCAACGATGAAAATGAAAAGTGCTGGGGAAGAACCCCAAGGATCAACAATCCAGAAAATTGAGAAACAGAACAAAGAACTTAATACTGCTCACGATGACCACTTTATTGATACCGACTCGAATAATGTGAATGACCAGCGGGAAGAAGATCTGCTCAAGATTAAACAACTAAAAAACAAATTTAAAGATCTATTTAAAAAAGGGAAAGAAGTTAAACCGCCTCGGAAATCCGGCCACCCAACTAATTAGAGCACTATCCGCCATACTGGTATACCTTCAGAGTAATATAGTTTTTGCCCGTGGCATCCATGTATTTAACAAAACGATATGGATAAGATTTTTCTACATAGAAGTAAAAGTTTTTTCGAGTAAATACCACGCGCGGGGTCAAAAGAATTTTCCAACACACGAACTCACCTTGAGATGTCGTGATATGTTCTTCACCAATCACTTCGATATCGGCATTGATAATCATAAATTCTGGAACATTCACTCTTATCCGCTTTTTGAAACCCTGATGATACTCAAATCCCCGCAGAACAAAATCAAGGGTATGACGGTCATAGACAGGTTCGGATTCGTAGTAATAATTTTTCCGTCCTCGGTAGTTAACTTCAATCCGGTGATTTTTTTTAACACTTAACTCCCATCTCCCTTTTATTATTTTATTCAAATAAAGCGTCTGGAAATTAAAAGTATCAAGCACCGCTTCAATTATGCGGTCGGACTTATAAACTACCCAGTATCCCACACTATCTTTCCGTGAAGTAATTTCAATAGTGCCATATTTCTCATTTTCCTTAGTTTCATAAACAATGTATTCTTGTTCTGGCAATCTTCGGTATAAAGCAGGCGATTCAGCGATCAACCAGCTGGCAAAGAACAATAAATCCATTATTAAGTCGGGTTTTCTTTGAGCAGATTATCCACAATATCCAGCAGTTGGATAATATCATCAATTTCATAGTCGGCACCGGAATTTTTGGTACCGAATGTATCGCCATAGCGGGCAAAAACTGTTTTCATGCCCAAGACCTTTGCCCCCACGATATCCCGCTCCGCCCAATCCCCCACCATTATCGCTTCCTCCGGTTTTATATTCAAACGCTCTAAGGTTATCCGGAAAGGTGCGGGATCTGGTTTTCGTTTATAGGTATCTTCAAATGTCACCACTACATCAAAAAGGTGGTGAAGGTTCAATTGGCACAGTCTCAACCAGGCCTGAAGTTTCGGGGCATCGGTTACAACCGCCAACCTCATACCCCGTTTTATCAATTCAATCAAAGTGATATAGACATGGGGATATAAGACCAATGTCGCCTCCCTTGCCCGGCGGTATCCAACGATGCCTGCTGCATGGATTCTGGGTTCAATGTAACCGAATTCCCGCATAAGGAATTTATCAAACACGGTCTGGTCTTCAATCCCCACTTCTTTATAAATCTCAAAGATCTTTTGTTTTGCAGTATTTTTGTCCATTTTTAACCCGGCATCAATCATGGCACTTACGGCTGATTCTACTGCTGCTTCCTTCATCGCCATAAAGTCAACAAGGGTATTATCCAGATCAAAAACAATGCCTTTGATCATAGGTGCATCCTGATGAGTTTTGCAGACTTCTCCGGGCTGTAGCGATTTATATAAAATCCGGTCCCCAGTTCAAAACCGGTGGTGCGGAAAATCCTCGGTATTATCTCCATATGCCAATGAAAATCCTGTTCAATCGTCTTCCAGTAATCAGGACGAGGTAAAAGGTTGGGGCTATCCGTGAGAATCAGATTATACGGAGGATTATTGAAACCCCTGCCAATCGCAGAGAAGATCTTTTTCAAGACGTAGGCGAGGTCCGACAGTTCCGATTTATCAATGAGTTTATAGGAAAAGGTGTGTCTTTTCGGTATCACCATCACCTCGCCTGGAAACCGGGAGGCATAAGGGGCAAAGACGACGAATTTTTCCGTTTGTAAAATAAGCCTCTCCCCCATCTCTATTTCTTGGAAGATGATATCACAAAATAGACACCGTTCCTTATAACGGTAGTATTCGTATGCTCCATTCAACTTTTGTTTAACCCGATTAGGAGTAGCAGGTAAGGCGATCAGATCGGAATGTACATGGCTGATCGTCGAAGCTCCAGCCAGCCGTCCGTAATTTTTAAAAATCAAAACATACCTTATCCTTTGATCCTTATGTAGATCCTCAATCCGAAAACGATATGTATCAAGAACCAGGGCAATCTGTTCCGGTTCGAGATCTGCAATATTGGTGACATGGCGGGGAGACTCAATGATCACTTCGTTCGCACCGGTACCGGTCACCATATCGTAAACCCCCACCCCAAATTTTTCGAGTGCACCCTCCACCTTCAAAATGGGATTCTTATTCGGCACGACCCGGACTCTCCAGCCTGGAGAATTTGGAGGGGTGCCATCCCGTATGGCATAAATCTCTTTTGGAGTACTACCTTCATTACCTTCACAAAACGGACAGGGGCCATCGGTGGTGGAGACATCGGCTGAAACATTAGGTATTTCATCGTTATCGGTATCAATTATTACCCAAGTATCCGTGACAATATCTCTTCGTACCTCAGACATACAAATCTCCTTTGTCTTTAAAATGATAAAGAAGATTTAATTTTTTGTACATAGGGTACTCCTTTTATCTTCTCGGCGAAAATATGGGCAAGCCTTGTG comes from candidate division WOR-3 bacterium and encodes:
- the queA gene encoding tRNA preQ1(34) S-adenosylmethionine ribosyltransferase-isomerase QueA; translated protein: MKLQDFFYQLPEDLIAQYPLENRAAARLLILNRNSGKIIHRHFYEITEYLSAGDVLVLNDTKVFKARILGKKETGAQLEILVITYQDNECLALINPGRRIKENVKIIFPAEIFARVRARKQGKYYLEFNKPVVGVLEKLGRVPLPHYIRREPEKIDETEYQTVYAQKVGSVAAPTAGLHFTPELLEKIKEKGVIVTTITLHIGPGTFKPIRTENVEEHLMDPEYVEISEISAELINAGRRIIGVGTSVTRALEYVACQNKNNRKRVIPFTGEVDLFIYPGFKFKVIDCLVTNFHLPCSTPLLLVCAFAGRDLIFRAYQEAINNRYRFLSYGDAMLIL
- a CDS encoding HIT domain-containing protein yields the protein MSEVRRDIVTDTWVIIDTDNDEIPNVSADVSTTDGPCPFCEGNEGSTPKEIYAIRDGTPPNSPGWRVRVVPNKNPILKVEGALEKFGVGVYDMVTGTGANEVIIESPRHVTNIADLEPEQIALVLDTYRFRIEDLHKDQRIRYVLIFKNYGRLAGASTISHVHSDLIALPATPNRVKQKLNGAYEYYRYKERCLFCDIIFQEIEMGERLILQTEKFVVFAPYASRFPGEVMVIPKRHTFSYKLIDKSELSDLAYVLKKIFSAIGRGFNNPPYNLILTDSPNLLPRPDYWKTIEQDFHWHMEIIPRIFRTTGFELGTGFYINRYSPEKSAKLIRMHL
- a CDS encoding methyltransferase domain-containing protein, encoding MVERYREFYERAGELYPEDKFTYSSLSGIMRKKWVTRKIAQLPPGNLLDCGCNIGRLAAEWKRGMVIGVDIAFALLKKGKNLYPDINFIQGDLMNLRFLKPNSIDNALAIEVIEHLPRVDDFLKELTKVLKTNGTVLVTTPSYSRKRPVFTKIGILKSFGIKEGVEGEYYLHTAYKPEELKSLLENAGFEVVEYGSFEFETRGWVKPFTLLNRFYEGLAERFFPCSRLNIFFMGLVNRIELNTFYILDTIGLSWFIKKFFKEGRRAYVLARKPE
- a CDS encoding TIGR02253 family HAD-type hydrolase, yielding MIKGIVFDLDNTLVDFMAMKEAAVESAVSAMIDAGLKMDKNTAKQKIFEIYKEVGIEDQTVFDKFLMREFGYIEPRIHAAGIVGYRRAREATLVLYPHVYITLIELIKRGMRLAVVTDAPKLQAWLRLCQLNLHHLFDVVVTFEDTYKRKPDPAPFRITLERLNIKPEEAIMVGDWAERDIVGAKVLGMKTVFARYGDTFGTKNSGADYEIDDIIQLLDIVDNLLKENPT
- a CDS encoding DUF4384 domain-containing protein, yielding MFSAILAFFILGSIFSDTTNEINVTVWLDRDDYSFAPGERLKIYFQTDDDCYVAVYNIDAGGRENLLFPLPGESGQVQKGKIYELPPPEADYDYQITGPEGIEKIIVLAAKERLPSLADSEAIKKEIELVIEEPEPAKLRILSMPPRCKIYITEVESGIKKYIGRTPRTIVLSPGEYLVEIKKWGYQTIKRRIRLEPNERRRIYVHLSPW